In the genome of candidate division KSB1 bacterium, one region contains:
- a CDS encoding TonB-dependent receptor, which translates to MERKKIFSLNWILLAVLISSNLLGQNTGKIVGTVKDAETGAALPGANVILEGTMLGAASDLEGRFVIMRVPPGRYTLIANYIGYQRTSIQNVQVLTDLTTTVNFVLKPEAIAGEEVVIVAEAPAIRKDLTSVEARVQAEDIKRMPVQEVGDLLNIQAGITRDAGGAIHIRGGRSTEVSYMVNGISITDDFSRSQALQVENESIQELQVISGTFNAEYGNAMSGVINVVTKTGSGKLQGNLELWSGDYVSSRKDIFWNIDDYNPADIYNYQGTLSGPIIKNKMSFFLTGRRWRNEGWLYGPNAYLPQGRSKIVDGDTIAVRGDSSAVPMNYNDRWSGQAALEWQIATPLKFRIDALGSFEKKRYYNHFYKLNPNGDKGDKEKGLSVIPKFTYLLGKTTYFELTMAYRYNDLVSKLYERYDDPRYVHPDSLNTGAQQFAKAGTNMGWFERHSLSRIAKWDLTSQVSKRHQVKFGVEFQSDKVYYNDITLIPKVDENGIQVEPFQPYIDDISTFTHNEFTRRPFKFAGYIQDKIEYESLIINLGLRYDYFDANGKIPRDPEDPNIFNPFKLNNIYRDTNGNGVIELEERTADNQLTVADREKYWYRSSTPKTQLSPRLGVAYPITEHGVIHFSFGIFQQVPEYYRLYIGDQIKLSKSAGTYGPYGNPDLKPERNTMYELGLKQQIAENLVIDVTGFYRDIRNWISTSPVKPTILSGVNYVIYNNRDFANVRGITFSLDKKFSDNYAFTVDYTFQIVEGTNSNPEEEFYSQQGGAEPTKFLTPLDWDQRHTLNANLFVGGNTWGASFISRFNTGQPYTPVSVTATRTGQSILAGLPDNSRNKPNIFTVDFNIYKNVRFRNLNFQLFMKIFNLFDAENPIVVYGDTGRPDYTLLLLSQAAQADPTWFDNPSFYSEPRRVQVGTRISF; encoded by the coding sequence ATGGAAAGAAAAAAAATTTTCAGCCTCAATTGGATTTTGCTTGCTGTACTCATCAGCTCCAACTTGCTTGGTCAAAACACCGGTAAGATCGTTGGCACAGTGAAGGACGCTGAGACTGGTGCTGCTTTACCCGGTGCGAACGTGATCTTAGAAGGGACGATGCTCGGAGCTGCCAGTGATCTGGAAGGGAGATTTGTCATCATGCGTGTGCCACCGGGGCGCTATACCTTGATCGCTAATTATATTGGCTATCAAAGGACTTCGATCCAAAATGTTCAAGTGTTAACTGACTTGACGACCACGGTGAACTTTGTGCTCAAACCAGAGGCGATCGCTGGGGAGGAAGTTGTCATTGTCGCCGAGGCGCCAGCGATCCGAAAGGATTTGACTTCGGTCGAGGCACGGGTTCAGGCCGAGGATATTAAGCGAATGCCGGTTCAGGAAGTGGGCGATCTGCTCAACATTCAGGCGGGCATCACGAGGGATGCCGGCGGAGCCATTCATATCCGTGGCGGTCGTTCTACCGAGGTCTCGTACATGGTCAACGGGATCAGCATTACCGACGATTTCTCGCGGAGCCAGGCGCTGCAAGTAGAGAATGAATCTATCCAGGAATTGCAAGTGATCAGCGGGACGTTTAATGCCGAATACGGCAATGCCATGAGCGGTGTCATCAATGTTGTCACCAAAACCGGCAGCGGAAAATTGCAGGGCAATCTTGAATTATGGAGCGGTGACTACGTCAGCAGCCGAAAGGATATTTTCTGGAACATTGATGATTACAATCCTGCGGACATTTACAATTACCAGGGGACGCTCTCTGGACCGATCATCAAAAATAAAATGTCGTTCTTTTTAACTGGTCGCCGGTGGCGCAATGAAGGATGGCTTTATGGGCCCAATGCCTATCTGCCTCAGGGGAGATCGAAGATCGTTGACGGTGATACGATTGCGGTGAGGGGCGACAGCAGTGCCGTGCCCATGAATTACAACGATCGCTGGAGCGGTCAGGCGGCGCTTGAATGGCAAATCGCTACCCCACTCAAGTTCCGAATCGATGCACTGGGCAGCTTCGAGAAAAAGCGCTACTACAACCACTTTTATAAATTGAATCCTAACGGCGATAAAGGGGATAAGGAGAAAGGGCTCAGTGTCATCCCAAAGTTCACCTATCTTCTAGGCAAGACAACCTATTTCGAACTAACCATGGCATATCGTTATAACGATCTTGTCTCCAAGCTCTATGAGCGATACGATGATCCGCGATATGTCCATCCAGATTCCCTTAACACTGGTGCCCAACAATTTGCCAAGGCTGGGACCAATATGGGCTGGTTCGAGCGCCATAGCCTCAGCCGAATTGCTAAGTGGGATCTGACCAGCCAGGTTAGCAAACGGCATCAGGTAAAATTCGGCGTTGAATTTCAATCGGATAAGGTTTATTACAACGATATCACCCTTATCCCCAAGGTCGATGAAAATGGAATTCAAGTGGAACCGTTTCAGCCGTACATCGATGATATTTCGACTTTCACCCACAACGAATTTACCAGAAGGCCGTTCAAGTTCGCTGGGTATATTCAAGATAAAATCGAATACGAAAGTCTGATTATCAATTTGGGATTACGATACGATTACTTCGATGCGAATGGAAAAATTCCCCGCGATCCTGAAGATCCCAACATTTTTAATCCGTTCAAGTTGAACAATATTTACCGAGATACCAATGGCAATGGGGTTATTGAGCTCGAGGAACGGACTGCCGATAATCAATTGACAGTAGCGGATCGGGAGAAGTACTGGTATCGCAGCAGCACACCGAAGACGCAACTTAGCCCCAGGCTTGGCGTGGCCTATCCTATCACCGAACATGGGGTCATCCATTTCTCGTTTGGGATCTTTCAACAGGTGCCGGAATATTATCGCCTCTACATCGGCGACCAGATTAAACTATCCAAATCTGCCGGGACATACGGCCCCTATGGCAATCCTGATCTCAAACCCGAGCGCAATACGATGTATGAACTTGGATTAAAACAACAGATCGCGGAAAATCTCGTGATCGATGTCACTGGCTTCTATCGGGATATTCGGAACTGGATCTCAACCAGTCCTGTGAAGCCAACCATCCTGAGCGGTGTGAATTACGTGATTTATAACAATCGCGATTTTGCCAATGTCCGAGGCATTACATTCTCGCTGGATAAGAAGTTCAGCGATAATTATGCTTTCACAGTGGACTACACATTCCAGATCGTCGAGGGTACCAACTCGAATCCAGAAGAGGAGTTCTACTCGCAGCAGGGAGGTGCTGAGCCCACTAAGTTTTTGACGCCATTGGATTGGGATCAGCGGCATACTCTGAATGCCAATTTGTTCGTCGGTGGTAATACCTGGGGCGCCAGCTTCATTTCGCGGTTCAATACGGGTCAGCCTTATACTCCAGTTTCAGTAACTGCCACGCGAACTGGCCAAAGCATCCTGGCCGGCTTGCCCGATAATAGTCGCAACAAGCCGAATATCTTTACAGTGGACTTCAATATTTATAAGAACGTCCGTTTCCGAAATTTAAATTTTCAATTATTCATGAAGATCTTCAATTTGTTTGATGCGGAGAATCCGATTGTGGTCTATGGAGATACTGGGCGGCCGGATTATACCTTATTGTTGTTGTCCCAGGCCGCGCAGGCAGACCCAACCTGGTTCGATAATCCGTCGTTCTATTCCGAACCCCGTCGAGTACAAGTTGGCACACGAATTAGTTTTTAA
- a CDS encoding PorV/PorQ family protein encodes MKIQMPEARRILFLGIMILLIAMAGYGQEVKKVGTASAAFLKIPVGARGAAMGSAFVASADDPSSLYWNPGGLSRNENRALIVDHSPWLPGLSYNFFGVVVPIQGAGTLGISVAALSTQEMDVTTPANPMGTGEKFDASSIAVGFSFARSLTDRFSIGGTVKYITERIFNCKATGFAVDVGTLYDTPLNGLRLGVSVSNFGTKMRIDGEDLNVRVDIAPEQLGNNQSVVGRLKTERFDLPLVMRLGLSYDAWKTENLRLTVAADGVNPSDNAQSINLGAEIAFLNERLVLRSGYSELFLEDNEKGLTFGAGVKTNIASNVKFIAGYAFQSFVHLNNANRVTLTLLF; translated from the coding sequence ATGAAAATTCAGATGCCAGAAGCCCGTCGAATTCTATTTTTGGGCATTATGATACTGCTAATTGCTATGGCTGGATACGGGCAGGAAGTGAAGAAAGTGGGGACCGCCTCTGCCGCATTTTTAAAGATCCCAGTTGGTGCTCGTGGGGCAGCCATGGGTAGCGCTTTTGTCGCATCGGCCGATGATCCAAGCTCGCTCTATTGGAACCCTGGGGGCCTCTCCCGAAATGAAAATCGTGCTCTCATCGTGGATCACTCGCCCTGGCTGCCAGGATTGAGTTATAATTTCTTCGGCGTCGTGGTCCCGATTCAAGGGGCTGGCACTTTGGGCATCAGTGTGGCAGCTTTATCCACTCAGGAGATGGATGTGACCACCCCAGCCAATCCAATGGGCACAGGAGAAAAATTCGATGCCTCATCGATTGCTGTCGGATTTTCTTTTGCTCGGAGTTTGACGGATCGATTTTCAATCGGGGGAACTGTGAAATATATTACCGAGCGGATTTTCAATTGCAAGGCCACAGGATTTGCAGTTGATGTGGGGACGCTGTATGATACTCCGCTGAATGGCCTGCGGCTGGGAGTGAGTGTATCGAACTTCGGCACCAAGATGCGCATCGACGGCGAGGATTTAAATGTGCGGGTCGATATTGCGCCTGAGCAATTGGGAAATAACCAGAGCGTGGTTGGCCGTCTGAAAACGGAGCGCTTCGACCTCCCATTGGTCATGCGCTTAGGCCTCTCGTATGATGCTTGGAAGACGGAGAATTTGCGGCTCACCGTCGCGGCCGATGGTGTCAATCCGAGCGATAACGCCCAGAGCATAAATCTCGGCGCCGAGATCGCCTTTTTAAACGAACGATTGGTGCTTCGGAGCGGTTATAGTGAACTGTTTCTTGAGGACAATGAAAAGGGTTTGACCTTCGGGGCAGGCGTTAAGACCAATATCGCCAGCAACGTGAAGTTCATTGCCGGATATGCTTTTCAAAGCTTCGTTCACTTGAATAATGCCAATCGAGTCACGTTGACTTTGCTGTTTTAA
- a CDS encoding T9SS type A sorting domain-containing protein, with the protein MHQKITRLFMLGLIALGLMFGSGAIAQTVKVTLQFNSSTVLDTLGENGFVEVRGALNNWTTGPVLPGGKVINWDKSSDLDMVNVGGDYWTVTFEMYPDDTLRYKFWTGHTPDIGTYPNGGWEGPFDNTIADTRILITSKNDTIVPVQYYNPDIGLGPQPQYKMPFVPKPDSVAIYFRVNMGGEMEAERFDPTKNGPVGLRGDPGASAGVLDWGSTKVLLKWEEKSVYNGSFWSGVAYFPKTGVTPGATQEFKFYAENTKDFSWEDGANHKFTYPVGLKDTTIHWTWFSGKRVKGVQPIESIITWRLSTEALEALGLFDRGVGDKVVVRGPRGWGMDQAIELYYQPLLQEWTSANEVFKLPPGTEIYYKYFIVWDPSRVDPASPNYIPNITLDNGWEEPAITGGGNRTHVFQNAPLQNPVGDFGFERQFFNSVPANGVFNHDLTVTWNVDMRNAANPDSNQANASNLFRPGVDSVFVQWDGELLAVTQGQNMWGGRFLQLTDPDGDMIYSGSYTIKVSPKFPHGWYQLGYKIAYSTAEPGVYVVNTGGGVELGRRYMQYIHPDKVLEGTPWPVTVWPTSYNLPVVPWRDTHLFVEFPPPDLTKPSAVSNRPTEKPLEFALEQNYPNPFNPSTTINFTMAKGAHVTIKIYNLAGQEVATLIDAFQPQGHHFVRWTGKDAFGKDVGSGMYLVKMVTENFNQVNKIMLVR; encoded by the coding sequence ATGCATCAAAAAATTACAAGGCTATTTATGTTAGGGCTGATTGCCCTCGGGTTGATGTTTGGCTCGGGTGCGATCGCACAAACTGTCAAGGTCACCTTGCAGTTCAATTCCTCGACCGTGCTGGATACGCTCGGCGAGAACGGTTTTGTTGAAGTCCGTGGCGCCTTGAACAATTGGACCACTGGTCCAGTGTTGCCCGGCGGCAAAGTGATCAACTGGGACAAGTCCTCGGATCTGGACATGGTGAATGTCGGTGGTGATTATTGGACGGTCACTTTTGAGATGTATCCCGATGATACCTTGCGGTATAAGTTCTGGACCGGGCATACGCCAGATATCGGCACTTATCCAAATGGCGGCTGGGAAGGACCGTTCGACAACACCATTGCCGACACGCGAATTTTGATCACCAGCAAAAACGATACGATTGTGCCGGTGCAATACTATAATCCTGATATCGGATTGGGTCCACAGCCACAGTACAAAATGCCCTTCGTTCCCAAGCCCGATAGTGTGGCGATCTATTTTCGAGTGAACATGGGCGGTGAGATGGAGGCAGAGCGCTTCGATCCGACCAAAAATGGTCCAGTGGGTCTCCGCGGCGATCCTGGCGCGTCGGCTGGCGTTTTGGATTGGGGCAGCACCAAGGTTTTGCTTAAATGGGAAGAGAAGAGCGTTTATAATGGTTCATTCTGGTCTGGCGTAGCATATTTCCCAAAAACTGGGGTCACTCCTGGAGCAACGCAGGAATTCAAATTCTACGCTGAGAACACCAAGGATTTTAGTTGGGAAGACGGGGCCAATCATAAGTTCACTTATCCTGTTGGTCTGAAAGATACCACGATCCATTGGACCTGGTTCAGCGGCAAGAGGGTTAAGGGTGTCCAACCCATTGAAAGCATCATCACTTGGCGGTTGAGCACAGAGGCCCTGGAAGCGCTTGGCTTGTTCGACCGAGGTGTTGGTGATAAGGTTGTAGTGCGAGGACCTCGCGGCTGGGGTATGGATCAAGCAATTGAGCTGTACTATCAGCCGCTGCTTCAAGAGTGGACATCTGCCAACGAGGTGTTCAAACTTCCTCCAGGAACTGAAATCTATTACAAATATTTTATCGTCTGGGATCCCTCTCGGGTCGATCCTGCCAGCCCCAATTATATCCCAAATATCACCTTGGACAACGGCTGGGAAGAGCCAGCGATTACTGGCGGCGGCAACAGAACCCATGTGTTCCAGAATGCACCGCTACAAAATCCTGTTGGGGATTTTGGATTTGAACGCCAGTTCTTCAATAGCGTGCCAGCTAACGGGGTGTTCAATCATGATCTCACTGTGACTTGGAATGTGGATATGCGCAATGCAGCCAATCCAGACTCCAATCAGGCGAATGCCAGTAATCTATTCCGGCCGGGCGTTGATAGCGTGTTTGTCCAGTGGGATGGCGAATTGCTTGCGGTCACTCAAGGGCAAAATATGTGGGGCGGGAGATTTCTCCAACTCACAGATCCCGATGGTGATATGATCTATTCTGGCTCGTACACCATTAAAGTTTCACCCAAATTCCCCCACGGTTGGTATCAGCTTGGCTACAAGATCGCTTATTCCACAGCCGAGCCGGGAGTTTATGTGGTCAATACTGGCGGTGGTGTAGAACTGGGCCGACGATATATGCAGTACATCCATCCTGATAAGGTCCTTGAAGGCACACCTTGGCCTGTTACCGTATGGCCGACCAGCTACAATCTGCCCGTGGTGCCGTGGCGCGACACGCATCTGTTTGTCGAATTCCCACCACCAGATCTCACCAAGCCATCGGCAGTAAGCAATCGACCAACCGAAAAACCGCTGGAGTTCGCTTTGGAACAAAACTATCCGAACCCGTTTAACCCCAGCACGACCATCAATTTCACCATGGCGAAGGGCGCCCATGTCACCATTAAAATCTATAACCTGGCAGGCCAGGAAGTGGCCACACTGATCGATGCCTTCCAGCCTCAGGGACATCATTTTGTTCGCTGGACTGGCAAAGATGCCTTTGGAAAAGATGTGGGCTCTGGCATGTATCTGGTGAAAATGGTCACCGAAAACTTCAACCAGGTGAATAAGATCATGTTGGTTCGATGA
- a CDS encoding GDSL-type esterase/lipase family protein — translation MKKKFSKNLRKEGHKKPHSSMVVTDPNSRLLFTAIMLLIPILTFLILEFGLRVVSYGHNADLFIPASGDYSKYFKVNPNVARRFFAKQKNVPTPPNDLFLINKPENGFRIFVMGGSTAAGYPFGNNLMFSRILHQRLSDAFPEKHIEVINTAMAAINSFAVLDFMDEILEKKPDAILIYAGHNEFYGALGVGSTETLGRFRPLIRIYLKLKRLKTVQLLRSAIWQVRNGISSISKKENAINPSATLMERLVAEQTIPYQSALYEAGKKQYRENLRDILKKAKQAKVPVLISELVSNIRDQRPFVSVAAKNFPAADQVYQEAKALEEQGRFEEAKLKYYLAKDLDALRFRAPEEFNDIIRQVAQEFEAVVVPMKSYFEAASPQGIMGNNLFLEHLHPNIDGYFRMADAFFETMRQHRMIAPYWLDYKISPASYYRQNWGLTALDSLYGNLRIKILQAGWPFKPKSALSYEMLDYVPTSKAESLAVKVWSRGDYSLEHAHVDLAMSYETAGRYDLAYAEYRALICLTPLNLSPYLKAAEMLINGANFRSALILLRKSLTLGETFFANKWIGQILVNFNEIDQALHYLEKAFQENSSDPQLLYTLSGVYALKGRYQQSKKLLNELYQIAPDFKDPYNLKEQLDRVMKK, via the coding sequence ATGAAAAAAAAATTCTCTAAAAATCTTCGAAAAGAAGGACATAAAAAACCTCACTCATCGATGGTGGTTACTGATCCCAATAGCCGGCTTTTATTTACTGCCATTATGCTATTGATCCCAATACTCACATTTCTAATCTTAGAGTTTGGTTTAAGAGTCGTAAGTTATGGGCACAACGCCGATCTGTTCATTCCCGCCTCTGGAGACTATTCGAAATATTTTAAAGTAAATCCAAATGTCGCGCGCCGTTTTTTTGCCAAGCAAAAAAATGTTCCCACTCCTCCCAACGATTTGTTCCTGATAAATAAACCAGAAAACGGCTTTCGAATTTTCGTGATGGGGGGCTCAACGGCTGCCGGATATCCGTTCGGAAACAATTTGATGTTTTCCAGAATTCTTCATCAGCGGCTCTCCGACGCTTTTCCTGAGAAGCATATTGAAGTGATCAACACGGCTATGGCGGCCATCAATTCCTTTGCAGTGTTAGACTTCATGGATGAAATTTTAGAAAAAAAGCCGGATGCGATTTTGATTTATGCGGGGCATAATGAATTCTATGGCGCATTGGGTGTGGGATCGACCGAAACGTTGGGTAGATTTCGGCCACTGATTAGAATCTATTTAAAACTAAAACGCTTGAAGACAGTTCAATTATTGAGAAGCGCTATCTGGCAGGTGAGGAACGGGATTTCTAGCATATCAAAAAAAGAGAATGCAATCAATCCTTCGGCGACGCTGATGGAGCGACTTGTTGCAGAACAAACGATACCGTATCAGAGCGCCCTCTATGAAGCGGGAAAAAAGCAGTACCGGGAAAACCTTCGCGACATCTTGAAAAAAGCGAAACAGGCAAAAGTGCCAGTGCTGATCAGCGAATTGGTCAGCAATATTCGGGATCAACGGCCCTTTGTCTCAGTAGCTGCGAAAAATTTTCCTGCTGCGGATCAGGTCTATCAGGAGGCCAAAGCACTGGAAGAGCAAGGGCGCTTTGAAGAGGCAAAATTGAAATATTATTTGGCAAAAGATCTGGACGCGCTGCGCTTTCGTGCGCCAGAAGAGTTCAATGACATTATTCGCCAAGTTGCCCAGGAATTCGAGGCCGTGGTGGTTCCAATGAAATCTTATTTCGAAGCCGCTTCGCCTCAGGGAATTATGGGAAACAACTTATTCCTGGAACATCTTCATCCGAATATCGATGGCTATTTTCGAATGGCCGATGCTTTTTTCGAGACAATGCGTCAACATCGGATGATTGCTCCTTATTGGCTGGATTATAAAATTTCGCCAGCTTCTTATTACCGCCAGAACTGGGGGCTGACGGCGCTGGATAGCCTGTACGGCAATCTTCGGATCAAAATATTGCAGGCCGGTTGGCCCTTCAAACCAAAATCGGCTCTCAGTTATGAGATGCTGGATTATGTGCCAACTTCAAAAGCGGAGTCGCTCGCAGTAAAAGTCTGGTCGAGAGGCGATTATTCTTTGGAGCACGCTCATGTGGATCTGGCTATGTCTTATGAAACAGCCGGTAGATACGACCTGGCATATGCGGAGTACCGAGCATTGATCTGCCTGACGCCGTTGAACCTTTCCCCTTACTTGAAAGCTGCGGAGATGCTGATCAATGGGGCAAATTTTCGATCGGCTCTCATCTTGCTGAGAAAATCGTTGACGTTAGGAGAAACTTTTTTTGCCAATAAATGGATCGGTCAAATCTTAGTGAATTTCAATGAGATTGACCAGGCGCTCCATTATTTGGAAAAGGCATTTCAAGAAAATTCCAGCGATCCGCAACTGCTTTACACCTTGAGCGGGGTTTACGCATTGAAGGGTCGATACCAACAGTCAAAGAAATTGTTGAATGAATTGTATCAAATTGCCCCAGATTTCAAGGATCCTTACAATCTCAAAGAACAATTAGATCGCGTGATGAAAAAGTGA
- a CDS encoding glycosyl hydrolase 53 family protein, whose amino-acid sequence MKNRIRWLVVYVSIFASTGGIAGIQSSIERQIKSDQFAFIKGADISFIPQIEDNGGVYKEGGMPKDPIGIFGDHGINYSRLRLWHSPNENYNNLEKILYMASRIKTQGLKLLIDFHYSDTWADPGHQRKPKAWENLSFAALKDSIYQYTRKVIQILALHGVPPDMVQLGNEINAGMLWNDGRVGGNFDTNWPNFASLLKEAIRGVRESGAWGDSIKIMIHIANAANNSTCRWFFDNLVANGVNFDVIGLSFYPWWHGTLGQVKSNLNDLASRYKKDIIIAEYAYPWTLQWFDNQNNIVGSQSQLHAGYPASVEGQALFIRDLMNIVRQTKDGRGKGLFYWAPEYISTPTFPSNWENNALFDFYGNVLKSMDVFLEEPDTLAPINVTMIVNTATHWDTLMPHHFVQLRGEVQGISYLNLPDGKKVAWDASSDLIMQNMGGDYWQVSFQMYPGDKLAYKIWTGYTRSKATYLRLGWEGPIIPYPGASENTRIFQAGSHDTVLAVQYYNSSSESRLQYWSPLVAKHDSILLYFRVNMAGAMKAGRFDPMIHGPVGVRGDPGTSAGALSWDSTKIVLQREPYSISNGAFWSGACYVPRSAVQPGQTLMYKFYIENDPFNGWEANVPNREFVYTATLIEQKQDTTLHWVYFDELDPLTRAETIHRDIPKRFILHQNYPNPFNSMTMIAYSLPIASDVALQIYDINGKLICTLVQLRQHAGNYQVTWDGTDQNGRSVVAGVYFCRLIAAGKIEVMKLALVK is encoded by the coding sequence ATGAAAAATAGGATACGTTGGCTTGTGGTATATGTCAGCATTTTTGCCTCGACTGGAGGAATTGCTGGTATTCAAAGCAGCATTGAAAGGCAGATCAAATCGGATCAATTTGCCTTTATTAAAGGCGCCGATATTTCCTTTATTCCTCAGATTGAGGATAATGGGGGCGTTTACAAAGAGGGAGGCATGCCCAAAGACCCGATCGGAATTTTTGGGGATCATGGCATTAATTACAGCAGACTGAGGTTATGGCACTCTCCGAATGAAAATTACAATAATCTTGAAAAGATCCTTTACATGGCCAGCCGAATCAAAACGCAAGGGCTGAAACTCCTGATCGATTTTCATTACTCCGATACCTGGGCAGATCCTGGGCATCAGCGCAAGCCCAAGGCTTGGGAGAATCTTTCTTTTGCAGCTTTGAAGGATAGCATTTATCAATACACCCGAAAAGTGATCCAAATTTTAGCACTGCACGGGGTGCCTCCAGATATGGTTCAGCTTGGGAATGAAATTAATGCTGGGATGCTGTGGAACGATGGTCGCGTTGGTGGCAATTTTGATACGAATTGGCCAAATTTCGCATCGCTTTTGAAAGAGGCAATCCGCGGTGTCCGCGAAAGCGGTGCCTGGGGCGATTCTATCAAAATCATGATCCATATTGCCAATGCTGCAAATAACAGCACCTGTCGCTGGTTCTTCGACAATCTCGTCGCCAATGGAGTGAATTTCGATGTTATCGGACTTTCTTTCTATCCATGGTGGCACGGCACATTAGGTCAGGTGAAAAGCAATTTGAACGATCTGGCAAGTCGCTATAAAAAGGATATTATCATCGCTGAATACGCCTATCCCTGGACGTTGCAATGGTTCGATAATCAAAATAACATCGTGGGAAGCCAAAGCCAACTCCATGCTGGCTATCCCGCCTCAGTGGAAGGTCAGGCTTTGTTTATCCGCGATTTGATGAATATCGTTCGGCAAACGAAAGATGGGAGAGGGAAGGGCTTGTTCTATTGGGCGCCTGAATATATTTCGACACCGACATTTCCATCCAATTGGGAGAATAATGCGCTGTTCGATTTTTATGGCAATGTGTTGAAGTCGATGGATGTCTTTCTGGAAGAGCCAGATACGTTAGCCCCGATCAATGTAACGATGATCGTGAATACCGCAACGCATTGGGATACGCTCATGCCCCATCATTTTGTACAACTTCGGGGCGAAGTTCAGGGCATCTCATATTTGAATTTGCCTGATGGAAAAAAAGTTGCCTGGGATGCCAGCTCCGATCTGATCATGCAAAATATGGGCGGGGACTATTGGCAGGTGAGTTTTCAGATGTACCCGGGCGATAAGCTTGCCTATAAAATTTGGACTGGCTACACCCGCAGCAAAGCGACTTACCTACGACTCGGCTGGGAAGGGCCGATCATCCCATATCCCGGCGCGAGCGAGAACACCCGCATTTTCCAAGCTGGTTCCCATGATACGGTCTTGGCTGTACAATACTACAATTCATCCAGCGAGAGCCGGTTGCAGTATTGGTCTCCTCTCGTTGCCAAACACGATTCGATTCTGCTTTACTTCAGAGTCAATATGGCCGGCGCAATGAAAGCTGGCCGTTTTGACCCAATGATCCATGGGCCAGTGGGAGTGAGGGGCGATCCAGGAACCTCGGCCGGCGCTTTGAGTTGGGATAGCACCAAAATTGTTTTGCAGCGCGAACCTTACAGCATTTCAAATGGGGCGTTTTGGTCGGGTGCCTGCTACGTCCCACGCTCGGCGGTTCAGCCTGGTCAAACTTTGATGTACAAATTTTACATCGAAAACGATCCGTTCAATGGCTGGGAGGCAAACGTGCCGAACAGAGAATTCGTTTACACAGCAACGCTGATCGAGCAAAAACAAGATACCACATTGCATTGGGTCTATTTCGACGAGCTCGATCCTCTGACAAGAGCAGAAACGATTCATCGAGATATTCCGAAGCGCTTTATTTTGCACCAGAACTATCCCAATCCATTCAATTCCATGACCATGATTGCCTATAGTCTGCCAATCGCAAGCGACGTGGCGCTGCAAATTTATGATATAAACGGAAAGCTGATCTGCACGCTCGTCCAGTTGCGGCAGCATGCTGGGAATTATCAGGTCACCTGGGATGGAACAGATCAGAATGGGCGATCAGTTGTCGCTGGTGTATATTTTTGTCGCCTGATCGCGGCTGGAAAAATCGAGGTGATGAAATTAGCATTAGTCAAATAG